A genomic segment from Malus domestica chromosome 05, GDT2T_hap1 encodes:
- the LOC139196291 gene encoding G-type lectin S-receptor-like serine/threonine-protein kinase At1g11410 → MTKIFIFNATFVNNQDEVSVMYGIVDESIFSKLVIDESGILERTKWQDQAHQWVKFWSAPVKQCDFYWKCDFYIADKFECNCLPGFEPKLQHEWYLRDGSGR, encoded by the exons ATGACGAAAATTTTCATCTTCAACGCTACTTTTGTGAACAATCAAGATGAGGTATCCGTCATGTATGGTATTGTTGATGAATCAATCTTCTCAAAATTGGTGATCGATGAATCAGGAATCCTTGAACGGACCAAATGGCAAGATCAAGCGCATCAATGGGTCAAGTTTTGGTCCGCCCCGGTTAAGCAATGTGATTTTTACTGGAAGTGTGATTTTTACATTGCGGATAAATTTGAGTGCAATTGCCTACCTGGATTCGAACCCAAGTTGCAACATGAGTGGTATTTGAGAGATGGGTCAGGCAG ATGA